The following nucleotide sequence is from Longimicrobium sp..
GTAGTACGAGTCCTCGAGCTGCTCGGGGCGGACGCCGCGCACGGGGATGGCGAGCGACGCCCCCGGCGCCACGTACGCCTCGGGGCGGGGCGCTTCCGTCCGCTCGCGGCGCTCGGGGGCGGGCCGCTCGCGCTCGTACCGCGGCTGGGGAGACGTCGCCAGCTCGCTGCGCGGGTAGCAGGCGGCGAGCGGAAGGAGGAGGGCGGCGGCGGCCAGGCGGGCCGCGCCGCGGGGGAAAACCGCACGCACGCGCGCGCGCCGACGGAGGGGAGTCATGACGGCTCTCCGCGTTCGGGGGTGGGCGTGTTTGCGTGTGGGGGCACGGAAACGACGGGATGTCGGCTACACAGTGCGCTCGGGCTCGTATTTTGGCAAGAGTTTTATTGCGGAGGCGGCGTGTCGGCTCGATGCCATTGCATCCGGCCGCGGCAGGATCGGCGGCCGCGCGACTGGACAAAGTTCCACGGAATGCCTATATCGGCGGCTGGACGGCGGATCGTGACCGCGCTTCCGCCAGCGGCATTCCGCATTACGATCCGACGACCCGAACGCGATGGCGACCGCGACCAGCAGCAGCCCCGAAGGCACCATCCGCCGGCAGTGGGAGAAGTGGAGCCCCCTGCCCGGGGGCAGGCGGATGTTCAGCTTCCTGCTGGGCCGGCTGGTCCCCTACACCGGGACCATCGGGGCGCGGGTGGAGGAGCTGAAGCCCGGCTACGCGCGTGCCGTGCTGCGCGACCGCCGCAGGGTGCGCAACCACCTGCGCTCGGTGCACGCGATCGCGCTGATGAACCTGGCCGAGTTGGTGTCGGGGCTGGCGCTCAACTTCGCGCTGCCGCCGGACGCGCGCTCGATCCTCAAGGGGCTCTCGATCGACTTCACCAAGAAGGCGCGGGGGACGCTCACCGGCGAGTCGACCGCCCCCGTGCTGCAGGACAACGCGGAGCGCGAGCTCGAGGTGGAGGCCACCATCCGCGACGAGGTGGGGGACGTGGTGGCGACGGCGCGGGCGCGCTGGCTGGTGGGGCCGAGGAAGTAGGGCGAGGACATCGGCGGCGGAATGAGGAAGCCCCGTCTCTCGGAGGAGAGGCGGGCTTTTCGTGGGCGCCTGGGATCTGATGGCGCCTGAAGACGCTGCAACAACGGCGAAAAGCCCGCCTGCGCGGGCTCCTTCGGCGCATTCCGACGCGTCGGTGTGAGTGGCCGGCTCCCGACGGGCGAGGCAGGCCTCGCCCCTACGCCATCGGATCGCGAGGGAGGCCGGCGAGCGCCTCCCGGTGGCGGGGAGCGAGGGTGGAGGCGTCGACGGCGGGGCGCAGGCGGGCGAGGAGAGCCAGCAGCTCGGGGCGGTCGGCGCTGGTGCGCAGGTGCGCTTCCAGGGCCAGCTCCAGCGCGCGCTTCTCGCCGGCCGCGGCGGCGGGCCCGTCGCCCCTCAGGCGGTGCACGTCGGCTTCTTCTGCCACCACCCCGGCCCAGGCGGCGAGGACGTCGGCGTCGGCCACCATGTGCGCCGCGGTCTCGGAGTCGAGCCGCGGGGCCAGGTCGCCCAGCGGGCCCAGCAGCTCGCCGACGGCGGCGCGGCACTCTCCCAGCGCCCCGGCCAGGTCGCCCGACTGCTTGCGCAGCAGCATGGCCGCCATCATCTGCGCCACCTGGCGGATGAGGCGGAGGATGTAGTCCTTGCGCTCGCGGGAAGTCAGCATCGGCTTTCTTCCGATCACCGGGAGTCGAGCGGCGCCCGCTCCGGGCTCCACCGCCCGAGCTGCGCCAGCACCAGGTCCGCCGCGCGGCCGTGGAGCGTGACGGTGACGGCCGGGTCGGCGATCGAGAAACGGAGGCGGGGGAACCGGCCGAAGCTCCGCCACGCGCGGACGTCGCCCATCGCCTCCCACGGGATCGCCAGCGGCGGGCTCACGAGGGCGAAGAGGGGAAAGACCGAGAGCCCCACGCCTTCGCGCCCGGCCGACACGTTCAGGACGCTCCCGTAGCGGACCGGCGCCCACCGCCAGATCCTGGCGGACGCGAGCCCGACCGTGTCTTCCGGCGCCCTCAGCGGTCCGCGGAACCGCCCCGCCAGCGCGCGCCATCCGCTCAGGTAGGCGAGCAGCACGGTGATGCCGGACCACAGGACGGCGAAGAAGACGAGGAACAGCAGGATGATGAGCGGGATGCTGACCGGGGACTCGTTCATCGGCGTCGTGCTCCGGTTCGGGAGGCTACGCGAAGGACGGGGGATCGGTACGGGCGGCGACCAGCGGAAGTTGCGGATCCTGCGTCGCCAATCCCGGATCCGCTCGAACGAATGTAATGAGGCGGAGCGGGCATCCGTGTCGCTGCCGCGCCCGACCCACGTGGCAGGGCGGGTAGATCCTTCGGCCCTGCGATCATCCGGACGGACGCTGGTCCCGTGTGGCCGGGCCTCAGGATGACCGCAAGCACCTATCAATCTATGCTGCGACCTCCTCCGCGAGCAGGTTCGCGATCTCGGGCGGGTCAGAGCGGCGGATCACCACCTCGGGGGTGCCGTGCCAGGCGGCGCACTCGCGCAGCGCGCCGGCGACGTCGGCCAGGAGGCCGCGGGTGGCGCGGACGCCGGGCTCCAGGTACAGCGCCTTCACCTCGAAGACGCCCTCCCTGCGGTGCGCCTTGGCGTCCAGCCGCCCCACCAGCGCGCCGCGGCGCAGGACCGGGAGCGTGAAGTAGCCGTAGCGCCGCTTGGGCGCCGGGGTGTAGCACTCCAGCCGGTAGTCGAAGCCGAACAGCTCCACGGCGCGCGCGCGGTCCCACACCAGCGGGTCGAAGGGCGAGAGCAGCGTGGTGAGCGTGGGGCGGACCTCCCCCGCGGCCGCCGCCGCGGCAAGCGCGCGGTTCTCCGGGTGCACGTAGCCGGGCTCCTTCCACCCCTCGACGTCGACGGTGATCAGCTCGCCCTCGTCCGCCAGCGCGCGCACGACGGCCGGCGTCTCCCGCTTCGCCATGCGGAAGTAGTCGGCCACCCACCTGGCCCTGGCGACGCCGAGCGCGCGCACGGCCTTGAGCGCCAGCGCGCGCTGCGCCTGGCCGTGCGGCGGGACGCGGGCGTCGTCCCAGCCGGGGAGCACGCGCTGGCGCAGGTCGTAGACGCGCTGGAAGTTCTCGCGCCGGGCGATCATCAACTCGCCGGCGGTCAGCAGCGACTCCAGCGCGCGCTTCTCGGGCTTCCACCCCCACCACCCGGCCGTCCCCTTGCCGTCCCTCCGCTCGAAGTCGGCCGAGCGGACCGGGCCGCCCTCGCGCACGGCGCGCAGCACGCGCTCCGCCTGCTCGGGGTGCTTCTCGATCCAGCCGTGCGAGTACTTCCACCCCATCGAGTGCGGGTCGAGCATGCGGTGGCGGTAGAGCGGGTAGTCCTCGATCGGGAGGAAGCACGCCTCGTGCGACCAGTACTCGAAGATCGCGCGCTCGGCGAGCAGCTCGTCCAGCCAGCGCGGCTCGTAGGCGCCCAGCCGGCTCCAGAGCACCAGGTAGGGGCTGCGCGCCACGACGTGGATGGTGTCGATCTGGAGCGCCCCCATGCGCCGGATCGCCGCCAGCACGTCGGCCTTCGTCGCCTTGCGCCGCGGCCGCCGGTCCAGCCCCTGCGCCGCCAGCAGCAGCGCCCGCGCCGCGTCTATCGAGAGTCGAATCTCGGTCATCCGTCACGTCAGAGCAGGAAAACATCCGCGCGGCCCCCGGGGTGCCCCCTCTCCCCCCGGCCCCCTCTCCCCCGCTACGCGGGAGAAAGGGGGAGAACAACACGCGGGGACCAGGCTTCGACCCCACTTTCGCACTTTCGCACTTGCACTTCGCACTTCGCACCCCGCACTTCGCACTTTCAGATCTTCCGCAGCCTCACCCGCTCGACCCGGTGGTCCTCGCCCTTCTCCAGGATCAGGCGGGCGCGCTCGCGGGTGGGCTCGATGTTCTCGCGCAGATTGACGGCGTTGATGGTGGCCCACACCTGGCGGCCGAACTCCATCGCCTCGGCTTCGGACATGCCGATGGCGTACTGGTGGAAGAACGAGGAGGGGTCGCGGAACGCCGTCTCGCGCAGGCGGGCGAAGCGCTGGAGGTACCACTTCTCCAGGTGCTCCTCGCTGGCGTCGATGTAGATGGAGAAGTCCAGGAAGTCCGAGACGAACACCCGCGGCGGCCGCCCGTCGCCGCCGATGCCGCTCTGCAGGACGTTCAGGCCCTCCAGGATCAGGATGTCGGGCCGGCGCACCACCAGCTCCTGGCCGGGGACGATGTCGTAGACCAGGTGCGAGTAGACGGGCGCGCGCACCTCCGCCCGGCCCGCCTTCACCTCGAAGAGGAAGCGGATCAGCCGGCGCACGTCGTAGCTCTCGGGGAAGCCCTTGCGGTCCATGATCCCCCGCTCCTCCAGCACCCGGTTGGGGAAGAGGAAGCCGTCGGTGGTCACCAGGTCCACCGTGGGGTGGTCGGGCCAGCGGGCCAGGAGCGCCCGCAGGATGCGCGAGGTGGTGCTCTTCCCCCCCGCCACGCTGCCGGCGACGGCGATCACGTACGGCACCCGGGCGGCGGGGCTCCCCAGGAAGGTGTCGGTGACGCGGTAGAGCTGCTGCGCGGCGGCCACGTACAGGTTGAGCAGGCGCGAGAGGGGGAGGTACACCTCCGTCACCTCGTCGAGCGAGACGGCCTCCTCGGCGCTCCGGAGCGCCGCCAGGTCGGCCTCGGAGAGGGTGAGCGGCGTGTTCCCGCGCAGCCGCGCCCACTCGTCGCGCGTGAACTCGATGTACGGCGAGAAGCCGGGGTCGGGGACGGACAAGTGCGTGGAGTACGGAAGTACGGAAGTACGAGAGTACGGAAGTGCGGGGCCGGAGCAGTTTCGTACTCTCGTACCCCGTACTTTCGTACTCGCGGTTCTCACTGCACCGGCGAGGCTCCCCAGACCACGTAGCCCAGCAGGAGCAGCGTGGGGACGAGCGGGGCCGTGGTCCACACCAGCGCGCGGCGCGTGTTGCCGCGGCGCCAGGCGCGCCACGCCACCCACACGCAGGCCAGCACCAGCAGCGGGTACGCCCAGATGAGGGCCGTGACGGCGTAGGCCCCGGGCGGCGCCCCGGGATCGACTCCCGCCAGCGAGATCATCGCCACCACGAACCAGGGGAGCAGCGACAGCAGCATCAGCGCCTGCGAGGCGATCATCCAGACCAGCGCCCCCCGGCGCGGACGGCGGGGCTCGGAGGTGACGGTGGCGTTCATGGGAATCGGTGAGGGGTGCGGGCATCAGTTTCCACTCCGCACCGTCGTGACGCAAGGGGGAGCGACGGCCGTCGACTCAGCCGGGTCGGTGGGCGCGGATCAGCTCGAGAGCCCGGACCGTGGCCTCCTCACCGGTCATCCCCGGCGGCTGATGCAGTTCCACCACGTTGGTACGCGTGCCGAGCACGCTGCGGAAGCGGGCCTCGAACTCGGCCAGGAACGCCATCCGGGCCTCGTCGCAGCGGCCGTCGCGCCGCAGCAGCCGGGTCCGCAGGGTTTCCGGGTCGCAGGAGAGATAGATGGTCAGGTCCGGCCAGGAGATCAGGTCGAAGAGCGCGTCCAGCACCCGCGCCACGCGCGCGCCGTCGTAGGCCCGCCCCAGGACCACCGACTGGTAAACGTACTTGGAGAGCGGCCCCCGGTCCGAGAGCACCAGGTCCCCCCGCCTCCGGCCTTCCGCCACCCCCAGTTCGTACTGGTGGAAGAAGTCGCTCAGGAAGGCGAGCGACTGCCCGAGGAGGGACGGGGAGATGACGTGCGGGCTCTCGCTCACCGCGCCGGAGAGGTAGCGGCCGACCGGCGCGTCGGAAAACTCGGGGACCGGCCGCAGAGCGGGAAGCCGCTCCGCCAGCCGCCCGGCCACCGTGGTCTTCCCCGTCCCGTCCACCCCGTCGAGCGACACCCAGAAACCCGCCGGCGCCGGCATGCCCTCCTCACTCGTCGTAGTCGAAGCTTTCCAAGAGACGGCGCACGCGCTCGCTGAAGAACGCCTGCACGACCACGTCGCGGTGCCGAAGTCCCCGTGGCGTGAGGCGGTACGCCGCGTCCTCCTCCTCCAGGAGCGCCAGGTTCCGCAACGCGGCGAACTGCTCCGGGAAGACCTCCGCCGGGTCGCGGCCGAACAGCGAGCGGAACCAGCCCCGGTCCAGCCGGATCAGTCCCAGCACCACCGCCTTGCGCATCCGCTCGTCGTCGTCCATGACGAACCCGTCGACGATCGCCTCTCCGGCCGCGCCGACCCGCGCGAAATAGTCCCGCAGCGCCCGGGCGCGGTGGCGAACGCTGTAGCCGTTGCGGAAGTCGCCGTGCCAGAGGTAGCTCCGGGCCCCGGCGCCGAAGCCCAGAACGTTGGCCATCCGCCAGTGGTTCTCCTTCTGGCGGTAACCGCCCCGCTCGTCGCGCACGTAGCGGATGTGCGTCTCCTGCCGGTACCCGGCCGCCAGCATCGCGGCGCGGAAGTAGTCCTGCCGCGCGTACTGCTCGCGCCCGCAGACCTCGCGGTATCCCCGCGCGCTGAAGCCCGTGGCGGGGCGCAGCGTGAGCGGATACGCGCAGATGGTCTCCGGCCGGTAGGCCAGCACGGCATCCACCGAGGCGCGCCAGCTCTCCGACGTCTGCCCCTGCAACCCGTAGATCAGGTCCACGCACACGTTGTCGAACCCCACCGACTGGACGATCTCCAGGGCGCGAAGCGGAGTGTCGGCGTTGTAGCGGCGCCCGATCAGGTGTAGCTCGCCGTCGGCGAGCGTCTGGAACCCCAGGTTCACCCGGTTGATGCCGATGGCGCGGTACGCCCGGAACTTCTCCTCCTCCACCGTGTCGGGCGAGACCTCCAGCGCCACCTCCGGGATGGAGGCGACCTCGCAGCCGATCTCGTCGCGCAGGAAGGCGAAGAGCCGCGCGAAGAACTCCGGGGCGAGCAGCGACGGCGTCCCGCCGCCCAGGTACAGGGTGCTGAAGGTCTTGCCGCGCAGCAGGGGAGCCCGGTGCCGCACCTCGCGCTCGAGGTAGTCGACGTACGCGTTGAGCCCGGCCCCGTCGCGCGCCGCTACCGCGAACAGGTTGCAGAACGCGCAGATCTGGCGGCAGAAGGGGAAGTGGAAGTACAGGTCGACGCTTTCGAAGCGCCGGAGCGACTCGGCTAGGAGCGGCGCCAGTTCCGCCTCCCCGAAGGGGCGGTACGCCTGGCGCGGGGGATACATGTACACGTAGTCCCCCGCCACCTCCTCTGCGATGTG
It contains:
- a CDS encoding deoxynucleoside kinase, producing MPAPAGFWVSLDGVDGTGKTTVAGRLAERLPALRPVPEFSDAPVGRYLSGAVSESPHVISPSLLGQSLAFLSDFFHQYELGVAEGRRRGDLVLSDRGPLSKYVYQSVVLGRAYDGARVARVLDALFDLISWPDLTIYLSCDPETLRTRLLRRDGRCDEARMAFLAEFEARFRSVLGTRTNVVELHQPPGMTGEEATVRALELIRAHRPG
- a CDS encoding hotdog fold domain-containing protein, with product MATATSSSPEGTIRRQWEKWSPLPGGRRMFSFLLGRLVPYTGTIGARVEELKPGYARAVLRDRRRVRNHLRSVHAIALMNLAELVSGLALNFALPPDARSILKGLSIDFTKKARGTLTGESTAPVLQDNAERELEVEATIRDEVGDVVATARARWLVGPRK
- a CDS encoding crosslink repair DNA glycosylase YcaQ family protein produces the protein MTEIRLSIDAARALLLAAQGLDRRPRRKATKADVLAAIRRMGALQIDTIHVVARSPYLVLWSRLGAYEPRWLDELLAERAIFEYWSHEACFLPIEDYPLYRHRMLDPHSMGWKYSHGWIEKHPEQAERVLRAVREGGPVRSADFERRDGKGTAGWWGWKPEKRALESLLTAGELMIARRENFQRVYDLRQRVLPGWDDARVPPHGQAQRALALKAVRALGVARARWVADYFRMAKRETPAVVRALADEGELITVDVEGWKEPGYVHPENRALAAAAAAGEVRPTLTTLLSPFDPLVWDRARAVELFGFDYRLECYTPAPKRRYGYFTLPVLRRGALVGRLDAKAHRREGVFEVKALYLEPGVRATRGLLADVAGALRECAAWHGTPEVVIRRSDPPEIANLLAEEVAA
- the coaA gene encoding type I pantothenate kinase, with amino-acid sequence MSVPDPGFSPYIEFTRDEWARLRGNTPLTLSEADLAALRSAEEAVSLDEVTEVYLPLSRLLNLYVAAAQQLYRVTDTFLGSPAARVPYVIAVAGSVAGGKSTTSRILRALLARWPDHPTVDLVTTDGFLFPNRVLEERGIMDRKGFPESYDVRRLIRFLFEVKAGRAEVRAPVYSHLVYDIVPGQELVVRRPDILILEGLNVLQSGIGGDGRPPRVFVSDFLDFSIYIDASEEHLEKWYLQRFARLRETAFRDPSSFFHQYAIGMSEAEAMEFGRQVWATINAVNLRENIEPTRERARLILEKGEDHRVERVRLRKI
- a CDS encoding coproporphyrinogen-III oxidase family protein, translating into MKLLSASPAELERHIAEEVAGDYVYMYPPRQAYRPFGEAELAPLLAESLRRFESVDLYFHFPFCRQICAFCNLFAVAARDGAGLNAYVDYLEREVRHRAPLLRGKTFSTLYLGGGTPSLLAPEFFARLFAFLRDEIGCEVASIPEVALEVSPDTVEEEKFRAYRAIGINRVNLGFQTLADGELHLIGRRYNADTPLRALEIVQSVGFDNVCVDLIYGLQGQTSESWRASVDAVLAYRPETICAYPLTLRPATGFSARGYREVCGREQYARQDYFRAAMLAAGYRQETHIRYVRDERGGYRQKENHWRMANVLGFGAGARSYLWHGDFRNGYSVRHRARALRDYFARVGAAGEAIVDGFVMDDDERMRKAVVLGLIRLDRGWFRSLFGRDPAEVFPEQFAALRNLALLEEEDAAYRLTPRGLRHRDVVVQAFFSERVRRLLESFDYDE